Proteins encoded within one genomic window of Macrotis lagotis isolate mMagLag1 chromosome 3, bilby.v1.9.chrom.fasta, whole genome shotgun sequence:
- the LOC141516811 gene encoding olfactory receptor 5M11-like, whose product MKSQNNSTTVTGFILLGLTDRPEIQHILFVVFLGLYLLTLLGNLGMIMLIKLESRLHTPMYFFLTNLAFVDLCYSSNATPQMLANFLSEKKVISFAGCFVQCYIFIALLLTEFYILAAMAYDRYVAICNPLHYSVKMSRRVCICLATFPYVYGFSDGLFQSILTFRLSFCRSNVINHFYCADPPLIKLSCSDTYVKEYAMFISATFNLSNSLAIILISYVFILAAIFRMHYTEGRWKAFSTCGSHIMAVTLFYGTLFYTCVRPPTDKSVEESKIIAVFYTFVNPMLNPLIYSLRNRDVKAALRNVLRRNLLKKMVSDIS is encoded by the coding sequence atgaaaagtcaaaataacAGTACTACAGTAACTGGATTTATTCTCCTGGGACTTACAGATCGTCCTGAAATACAACACATCCTATTTGTGGTTTTTCTTGGACTCTACCTTCTCACCCTCCTAGGAAACCTTGGAATGATCATGTTGATCAAACTTGAGTCCCGCCTTCACACTCCCATGTACTTTTTTCTTACTAACTTGGCTTTTGTAGACTTGTGCTATTCATCCAATGCAACTCCCCAGATGCTGGCAAATTTCTTGTCTGAAAAGAAGGTCATTTCCTTTGCTGGTTGCTTTGTGCAGTGCTATATTTTTATCGCTTTGCTGCTCACTGAGTTTTACATATTGGCTGCCATGGCCTATGACCGCTATGTTGCCATCTGTAATCCACTTCACTACAGTGTGAAGATGTCCAGGAGAGTCTGCATCTGCCTGGCCACCTTCCCCTATGTCTATGGCTTCTCTGATGGCCTTTTCCAGTCGATCCTAACATTCCGCCTGTCCTTCTGTAGATCCAATGTCATTAACCACTTCTACTGTGCTGATCCCCCTCTCATCAAGCTGTCCTGCTCTGATACCTATGTCAAAGAATATGCCATGTTCATCTCAGCTACATTCAATCTCTCCAATTCACTTGCCATCATTCTCATCTCCTATGTCTTCATCTTGGCAGCCATTTTCCGCATGCACTACACTGAGGGAAGGTGGAAGGCCTTCTCCACCTGTGGCTCTCACATAATGGCTGTTACTTTGTTTTATGGGACTCTCTTCTACACGTGTGTAAGACCTCCCACCGACAAAAGTGTTGAGGAATCTAAAATCATAGCTGTGTTCTACACTTTTGTGAATCCTATGCTGAACCCTCTCATCTATAGTCTGAGAAACAGAGATGTGAAAGCAGCTTTGAGGAATGTGCTCAGGAGGAATCTACTGAAGAAGATGGTTTCAGATATATCATAA